In Pseudomonas fluorescens, one genomic interval encodes:
- a CDS encoding alkene reductase: MATIFDPIKLGDLELSNRIIMAPLTRCRAEEGRVPNALMAEYYVQRASAGLILSEATSVTPMGVGYPDTPGIWSNDQVRGWTNVTKAVHAAGGKIVLQLWHVGRISHPSYLNGETPVAPSAIQPKGHVSLVRPLADYPTPRALETAEIAEIVEAYRTGAENAKAAGFDGVEIHGANGYLLDQFLQSSTNQRTDNYGGSLENRARLLLEVTDAAIDVWGAGRVGVHLAPRADSHDMGDDNLAETFTYVARELGKRGIAFICSREKEGADSLGPQLKEAFGGAYIANERFTKDSANAWLAEGKADAVAFGVPFIANPDLPARLKADAPLNDARPELFYAKGPVGYIDYPTL; encoded by the coding sequence ATGGCAACTATTTTCGATCCGATCAAACTGGGCGACCTCGAGCTGTCCAACCGCATCATCATGGCTCCGCTGACCCGCTGCCGCGCCGAAGAAGGCCGCGTGCCGAACGCGCTGATGGCTGAATACTACGTACAGCGCGCGTCGGCTGGTCTGATCCTGTCCGAAGCCACTTCGGTGACGCCGATGGGCGTCGGCTACCCGGACACCCCGGGCATCTGGTCCAACGACCAGGTGCGCGGCTGGACCAACGTGACCAAAGCCGTGCACGCTGCCGGCGGCAAGATCGTCCTGCAACTGTGGCACGTCGGCCGCATCTCGCATCCGTCGTACCTCAACGGCGAAACCCCGGTCGCGCCGAGCGCCATCCAGCCTAAAGGTCACGTCAGCCTGGTGCGTCCATTGGCCGACTATCCGACCCCGCGAGCTCTGGAAACCGCTGAAATCGCCGAGATCGTCGAGGCCTACCGCACCGGTGCCGAAAACGCCAAAGCCGCCGGTTTCGACGGCGTGGAAATCCACGGCGCCAACGGCTACCTGCTCGACCAGTTCCTGCAAAGCAGCACCAACCAGCGCACCGATAACTACGGTGGCTCCCTGGAAAACCGTGCGCGTCTCCTGCTGGAAGTGACTGACGCAGCGATCGACGTCTGGGGCGCCGGCCGTGTCGGCGTGCACTTGGCACCCCGCGCCGATTCCCATGACATGGGCGACGACAATCTGGCCGAGACTTTCACTTATGTGGCTCGCGAGCTGGGCAAGCGCGGCATCGCCTTCATCTGCTCCCGCGAGAAAGAAGGCGCCGACAGCCTCGGCCCACAGCTGAAAGAAGCTTTCGGCGGCGCGTACATCGCCAACGAACGCTTCACCAAGGACAGCGCCAATGCGTGGCTGGCTGAAGGCAAGGCTGACGCGGTAGCGTTCGGCGTACCGTTCATTGCCAACCCGGATCTGCCGGCACGCCTGAAGGCCGACGCACCGCTGAACGACGCACGTCCCGAGTTGTTCTACGCGAAAGGCCCGGTCGGTTATATCGATTATCCAACGCTGTAA
- a CDS encoding MFS transporter, whose translation MPLSLLILALSAFAIGTTEFVIMGLLPDVAADLGVSIPGAGWLVTGYALGVAIGAPFMALATARLPRKAALVALMGIFIVGNLLCAIASDYNVLMFARVVTALCHGAFFGIGSVVAAGLVAPNKRASAVALMFTGLTLANVLGVPLGTALGQEAGWRSTFWAVTVIGVVALIGLIRFLPAKRDEEKLDMRAELAALKGAGIWLSLSMTALFAASMFTLFTYVAPLLGDVTGVSPKGVTWTLLLIGLGLTVGNIIGGKLADKRLGATLIGVFVAMAVVSTVLSWTSVALIPTEITLFLWATASFAAVPALQVNVVTFGKAAPNLVSTLNIGAFNIGNALGAWVGGSVIAHGFGLTSVPLAAAALAVLALLVTLITFRQNGDAGLAPATH comes from the coding sequence ATGCCCCTCTCGCTACTCATTCTGGCCTTGAGCGCCTTCGCCATCGGCACCACCGAGTTCGTCATCATGGGCCTGCTGCCCGATGTGGCGGCCGACCTCGGTGTGTCGATTCCCGGCGCTGGCTGGCTAGTGACCGGTTACGCCCTGGGCGTGGCCATCGGTGCGCCGTTCATGGCACTGGCCACCGCCAGACTGCCGCGCAAGGCCGCACTGGTAGCGCTGATGGGCATTTTTATCGTCGGTAACCTGCTGTGTGCCATCGCCAGTGACTACAACGTGCTGATGTTTGCCCGTGTCGTCACGGCGCTGTGCCACGGTGCGTTCTTCGGTATCGGTTCTGTGGTAGCTGCCGGGCTGGTGGCGCCGAACAAGCGCGCATCCGCCGTAGCGCTGATGTTCACCGGCCTGACCCTGGCCAACGTCCTCGGTGTACCGCTGGGCACGGCGCTGGGTCAGGAAGCCGGCTGGCGCTCGACCTTCTGGGCGGTGACCGTGATTGGTGTAGTGGCGCTGATCGGTCTGATCCGCTTCCTGCCGGCCAAGCGTGACGAGGAAAAACTCGACATGCGCGCCGAACTCGCCGCCCTCAAAGGCGCCGGCATCTGGCTGTCGCTGAGCATGACCGCGCTGTTCGCCGCGTCGATGTTCACCCTCTTCACCTATGTCGCGCCGCTGCTCGGTGATGTCACCGGTGTCTCGCCAAAAGGCGTGACCTGGACCCTGCTGCTGATCGGCCTCGGTCTGACGGTGGGCAACATCATCGGCGGCAAACTGGCGGACAAGCGTCTCGGCGCGACCCTGATCGGCGTGTTCGTGGCGATGGCGGTGGTTTCCACCGTGCTGAGCTGGACCAGCGTTGCGCTGATCCCGACGGAGATCACCCTGTTCCTCTGGGCCACCGCTTCGTTTGCCGCCGTCCCGGCGCTGCAAGTCAACGTGGTGACCTTCGGCAAGGCCGCACCGAACCTGGTGTCGACCCTGAACATCGGCGCTTTCAACATCGGCAACGCCCTGGGCGCCTGGGTCGGTGGCAGCGTCATCGCCCACGGTTTCGGCCTGACCAGCGTGCCCCTGGCCGCCGCCGCGCTGGCCGTGCTCGCGCTGCTGGTGACCCTGATCACTTTCCGTCAGAACGGCGACGCCGGTCTGGCCCCCGCTACCCACTGA
- a CDS encoding ArsR/SmtB family transcription factor — translation MNLDLDEIIKALAHPVRRDILIWLKDPKAQFPEQIHNHEYGICAGQIDQRCGLSQSTVSAHLATLQRAGLISSQKAGQWHFFKRNEDVIQAFLDAIVKELSAPTRN, via the coding sequence ATGAACCTCGACCTCGACGAAATAATAAAAGCCCTGGCACACCCAGTACGGCGAGACATTCTCATCTGGCTGAAAGACCCCAAAGCCCAGTTTCCTGAGCAGATACACAACCACGAGTACGGCATCTGCGCCGGGCAGATCGATCAACGCTGCGGCCTGTCGCAGTCGACCGTCTCCGCCCACCTGGCGACCCTGCAACGCGCAGGTCTGATCAGCAGCCAGAAAGCCGGCCAGTGGCACTTCTTCAAACGCAACGAGGACGTGATCCAGGCGTTCCTCGACGCCATCGTCAAAGAGCTCAGCGCTCCCACAAGGAATTGA
- a CDS encoding ACP phosphodiesterase — MNYLAHLHLGGQHPEQLLGSLYGDFVKGRLQGQFAPQIEAAIQLHRRIDVFTDRHPLVDIALGRFTETRRRYAGIVLDVFFDHCLARDWTLYADQPLEHFTRDVYRVLSNERQLPERLAKIAPHMVANDWLGSYQEFEVLDQVLRGISRRLTRPEELAGAMQELRRLYEPLSEDFRLFYPQLQEFAQTSTTQ, encoded by the coding sequence ATGAACTATCTCGCACATTTACACCTCGGAGGCCAGCACCCCGAGCAATTACTCGGCAGTCTGTATGGCGATTTCGTCAAAGGACGCCTGCAAGGGCAATTTGCACCGCAGATTGAAGCGGCGATTCAGTTGCATCGGCGCATTGATGTATTCACCGATCGCCACCCGTTGGTGGACATCGCCCTCGGGCGTTTCACCGAGACCCGGCGGCGTTACGCGGGGATTGTCCTCGATGTGTTTTTCGACCATTGCCTGGCCCGCGACTGGACGCTGTACGCCGATCAGCCGCTGGAACATTTCACCCGCGATGTTTACCGGGTGCTGTCGAATGAACGGCAATTGCCAGAACGCCTGGCGAAAATCGCGCCGCACATGGTTGCCAATGATTGGCTGGGTTCGTATCAGGAATTCGAAGTGCTGGACCAGGTGCTGCGCGGGATCTCGCGGCGTCTGACTCGGCCTGAGGAGCTGGCGGGGGCTATGCAGGAATTGCGGCGGTTGTACGAGCCGCTGAGTGAGGATTTCCGTTTGTTCTATCCGCAGCTTCAAGAATTTGCACAAACGTCGACAACGCAGTAA
- a CDS encoding lysophospholipid acyltransferase family protein: MSRLRVYARITRVLLVVALGLTMASVFGVFERLGLAHSMQRRQRWSRFFMARLSNALPFRVTVHGELPQQPMLWVSNHVSWTDIPLLGMLTPLSFLSKAEVRTWPVAGWLAAKAGSLFIRRGSGDSQLIRKQMTRHLQTQHPLLMFPEGTTTDGRSLRTFHGRLLSAAIDSEVMLQPVAIRYLRNGEIDALAPFIGDDDLLSHLMRLFSNDCGDVEIHVLKPIACVGRERAALAFEAQQAVQKALFGEVAKPAEPRRAGELIAA, encoded by the coding sequence ATGAGCCGGTTGCGCGTGTACGCGCGGATCACGCGGGTGCTGCTGGTGGTGGCGCTGGGCTTGACCATGGCCAGCGTCTTCGGCGTGTTCGAACGTCTGGGCCTGGCGCACTCGATGCAACGTCGGCAGCGCTGGTCGCGGTTTTTCATGGCGCGTTTGAGCAATGCCCTGCCCTTTCGCGTGACCGTGCACGGCGAGCTGCCGCAGCAACCGATGCTGTGGGTCAGCAACCACGTGTCATGGACTGACATTCCGCTGCTGGGCATGCTCACGCCGCTGTCGTTTCTGTCCAAGGCCGAAGTACGCACCTGGCCGGTGGCCGGCTGGCTGGCGGCGAAGGCCGGCAGTCTGTTCATCCGTCGCGGTTCGGGTGACAGCCAGTTGATCCGCAAACAGATGACCCGTCACCTGCAAACGCAACATCCGTTGCTGATGTTCCCGGAAGGTACCACCACCGATGGCCGCTCGCTGCGCACCTTTCATGGTCGCCTGCTGTCGGCGGCAATCGATTCGGAGGTGATGCTGCAACCGGTGGCGATCCGTTATCTGCGCAATGGCGAAATCGACGCGTTGGCGCCGTTCATTGGTGACGATGACTTGCTGTCGCACCTGATGCGTCTGTTCAGCAACGACTGCGGCGATGTCGAGATTCACGTGCTCAAGCCGATTGCCTGCGTCGGTCGCGAGCGTGCAGCACTGGCGTTCGAAGCACAGCAGGCGGTGCAGAAGGCGTTGTTTGGTGAGGTGGCCAAACCTGCCGAACCGCGTCGCGCCGGCGAATTGATCGCCGCCTGA
- the olsB gene encoding L-ornithine N(alpha)-acyltransferase, which translates to MTQIARISDTGNERRLQAERLIGAEALQQAQALRFSVFSGEFNAKLKGAELGLDMDDYDVHCSHIGVRDLNTGRLVATTRLLDHTAASSLGKFYSEEEFSLHGLAHLQGPILEIGRTCVDPAYRNGGTIAVLWGELAEVLNQGGYSYLMGCASIPMQDGGVQAHAIMQRLRERYLCTEHLRAEPKNPLPSLDIPSNVIAEMPPLLKAYMRLGAKICGEPCWDEDFQVADVFILLKRDELCPRYAKHFKAAV; encoded by the coding sequence ATGACTCAGATCGCCCGCATCAGCGACACCGGCAATGAACGCCGCCTGCAAGCCGAACGCCTGATCGGCGCCGAGGCCTTGCAGCAAGCCCAGGCCTTGCGCTTCAGCGTATTCAGCGGCGAGTTCAACGCCAAGCTGAAAGGCGCGGAGCTGGGTCTGGACATGGATGACTATGATGTTCACTGCAGCCACATCGGCGTGCGTGACCTGAACACCGGGCGTCTGGTCGCCACCACCCGTTTGCTCGATCACACCGCCGCCAGCAGCCTGGGCAAGTTCTACAGCGAAGAAGAATTCAGCCTGCACGGCCTCGCCCATCTGCAAGGCCCGATCCTCGAAATCGGCCGCACCTGCGTCGACCCGGCCTACCGCAACGGCGGCACCATCGCCGTGCTCTGGGGTGAACTGGCCGAAGTGTTGAATCAGGGCGGCTACAGCTACCTGATGGGTTGCGCGAGCATCCCGATGCAGGACGGCGGCGTGCAGGCCCACGCGATCATGCAGCGTCTGCGCGAGCGTTATCTGTGCACCGAACACCTGCGCGCCGAGCCGAAGAATCCCCTGCCGTCGCTGGACATTCCATCGAACGTGATCGCCGAGATGCCGCCGTTGCTCAAGGCCTACATGCGTCTGGGTGCGAAGATCTGCGGCGAGCCGTGCTGGGACGAAGACTTCCAGGTCGCCGACGTGTTCATCCTGCTCAAGCGCGACGAACTCTGCCCGCGCTACGCCAAGCACTTCAAGGCGGCCGTGTGA
- a CDS encoding acyl-CoA dehydrogenase family protein: protein MPWPSLLESHERLPAVTDLAEGFATLLHQLGNVTPFELAVAGGRRMATPGLAFLVGYQAALRMLWPSAPPSLGALCATEQRSLRPADMQTRLSDLRLSGRKDFVTAGDAADWLLIAARSEESGETPRLSLAVVYPGEPGVRVEKLPALPLMPDISHGRLHLDGALCELLAGDGWDAYVKPFRSLEDVYVLSAMTAWLYGVGQDSGWSQPLQLRLLALLAGCAEASRQPPNNPAGHVLLGGLFAQFDALKGEIDQALRAGNPEWAQMWQRDQGVMQLAAGARAKRLAKALAVG, encoded by the coding sequence ATGCCCTGGCCCAGCCTGCTCGAAAGCCATGAACGCCTGCCCGCCGTGACTGATCTGGCGGAAGGTTTCGCTACCTTGCTGCATCAATTGGGCAACGTGACGCCGTTCGAACTGGCGGTGGCCGGAGGGCGGCGGATGGCGACGCCGGGGCTGGCATTTCTGGTGGGGTATCAGGCGGCGTTGCGCATGCTCTGGCCGAGCGCGCCGCCGAGTCTTGGCGCGTTGTGTGCGACCGAACAGCGCAGCCTGCGTCCCGCGGACATGCAGACCCGTCTCAGCGATTTGCGCCTGAGCGGGCGCAAGGATTTCGTCACCGCCGGGGACGCGGCGGACTGGCTGCTCATCGCCGCGCGCAGTGAAGAATCCGGCGAAACGCCGCGCCTGAGTCTGGCGGTGGTCTATCCCGGCGAGCCCGGCGTGCGCGTGGAAAAACTCCCGGCGCTGCCGCTGATGCCGGACATCAGTCACGGTCGGCTGCATCTGGACGGCGCGTTGTGCGAATTGCTCGCGGGCGATGGCTGGGATGCTTATGTGAAGCCGTTTCGCAGCCTGGAAGATGTCTACGTGCTGAGCGCGATGACCGCGTGGCTGTACGGTGTCGGTCAGGACAGCGGCTGGTCGCAGCCGCTGCAACTGCGCTTGCTGGCGCTGTTGGCCGGGTGCGCGGAAGCGAGTCGCCAACCACCGAACAACCCGGCCGGGCATGTGCTGTTGGGCGGGTTGTTTGCGCAGTTTGATGCGCTGAAGGGCGAGATCGATCAGGCGTTGCGCGCGGGTAATCCGGAGTGGGCGCAGATGTGGCAGCGTGATCAGGGGGTGATGCAGTTGGCAGCGGGGGCGCGGGCCAAACGCTTGGCCAAGGCTTTGGCGGTGGGCTGA
- a CDS encoding serine hydrolase domain-containing protein, with translation MCKSLSLFLLLISFTVQAEQWPGEQWPTGAKISGAAVEALETYAFPPRDDTTRQGIRTDALLIIRDGQLIYERYAGPTRAETPHLTWSISKSLMATVLGVAYGEGLFKLDDPVSKFYPALEKHPAITVADLLHWASGLDWQEDYEYAPLKSSVVAMLYTRGHRDMPAFTADHDAYAPPGQTFRYSSGDSNLLAAALKNMVGPQRYPDYPWTALFEPLGIRHAVWETDAGGTFVASSYAYLTARDLARVGLLMARDGRWHDRQLLPKDWVAFNRTAFAGYKAHQDEAVPGGQWWLNRPADGAAAPWPDAPPDTFAALGHWGQALYVIPSEKLVIVRYADDRDGSYRHNELLKRVLKAVQP, from the coding sequence ATGTGCAAAAGCCTGTCCCTGTTTCTGCTGCTGATCAGCTTCACGGTCCAGGCCGAGCAATGGCCCGGTGAGCAATGGCCGACTGGCGCAAAAATCAGCGGCGCAGCGGTCGAGGCATTAGAGACCTACGCCTTCCCACCCCGCGACGACACTACCCGCCAGGGCATCCGCACGGACGCGCTGCTGATCATCCGCGACGGCCAGTTGATCTACGAACGCTACGCCGGCCCGACCCGTGCCGAGACCCCGCACCTGACCTGGTCGATCAGCAAAAGCCTGATGGCCACGGTACTCGGCGTGGCGTATGGCGAAGGCCTGTTCAAACTGGATGATCCGGTTTCGAAGTTTTATCCGGCGCTGGAAAAACATCCGGCGATCACCGTGGCGGATCTGCTGCACTGGGCTTCCGGGCTGGACTGGCAGGAAGACTACGAATACGCGCCGCTGAAATCCTCGGTGGTGGCGATGCTCTACACCCGTGGGCACCGCGACATGCCAGCGTTCACTGCCGATCACGATGCTTATGCGCCACCGGGGCAGACGTTCCGTTACTCCAGTGGCGACAGCAATCTGCTGGCGGCGGCGCTCAAGAACATGGTTGGCCCACAGCGTTATCCTGACTATCCATGGACCGCGTTGTTCGAGCCGCTGGGCATCCGCCACGCCGTGTGGGAAACCGATGCCGGCGGTACGTTTGTCGCGTCCTCTTATGCCTATCTCACGGCGCGGGATCTGGCGCGGGTCGGTTTGCTGATGGCCCGCGACGGACGTTGGCACGACCGGCAATTGCTGCCCAAGGATTGGGTCGCTTTCAACCGCACTGCCTTTGCCGGCTACAAGGCGCATCAGGACGAAGCGGTGCCCGGTGGTCAGTGGTGGCTCAATCGCCCGGCGGATGGCGCCGCCGCGCCGTGGCCCGACGCGCCGCCCGACACCTTCGCCGCCCTCGGCCACTGGGGCCAGGCGCTGTATGTGATCCCCAGCGAGAAACTGGTGATCGTGCGTTACGCCGATGACCGCGACGGCAGCTATCGCCACAACGAGCTGCTCAAACGCGTGCTCAAGGCGGTGCAGCCATGA
- a CDS encoding amidase gives MKLLKRVLLLALIVLLGWIWLERANLWAFPDIISAYTAKEYCSCRYVMNNDAEYCRGYVKQWLPTSEFSDDSASKTITVSGMGRSNRAQWLSERQGCRLNPQVNR, from the coding sequence ATGAAACTGTTGAAGCGGGTGTTGCTGTTGGCGCTGATCGTGCTGCTCGGCTGGATCTGGCTCGAACGGGCAAACCTCTGGGCGTTCCCCGACATCATCAGCGCCTACACGGCCAAGGAATATTGTTCGTGTCGTTACGTGATGAACAACGATGCCGAATATTGCCGGGGTTATGTGAAACAGTGGCTGCCAACCAGCGAATTCAGCGATGACAGCGCGAGCAAAACCATCACCGTCAGCGGCATGGGCCGCAGCAACCGCGCGCAGTGGCTGAGCGAACGGCAGGGCTGCCGCCTCAATCCTCAAGTCAATAGATAA
- a CDS encoding YceI family protein produces the protein MFNRSLYTAFASLLLTAAALPAQANWYLDGESSRLSFVSTKNAHISEVQRFLVLHGKVDPDGRAEVEVELDSINSGIPLRDERMRKELFQIEQFPEATISTRIDLRPINDLAPGAQLELRLPLTVNLHGKQHEYPAELLATRLDDRRFQVVTLEPVVINAEDFDLAPGLETLRNLAGLSAISLSVPVGAVLIFTAR, from the coding sequence ATGTTCAACCGCTCCCTCTATACAGCCTTCGCCAGTCTGCTGCTGACTGCCGCCGCGCTGCCGGCGCAGGCCAACTGGTATCTGGATGGCGAGTCGTCGCGGCTGTCGTTCGTCAGCACGAAAAACGCCCACATTTCTGAAGTGCAGCGCTTTCTGGTGCTGCACGGCAAGGTCGATCCGGATGGCCGCGCTGAAGTCGAAGTCGAGCTGGACTCGATCAACAGCGGCATCCCGCTGCGCGACGAGCGCATGCGCAAGGAGCTGTTCCAGATCGAGCAATTCCCCGAAGCGACCATCAGCACCCGGATCGACCTGCGCCCGATCAACGATCTGGCCCCCGGTGCGCAGCTGGAATTGCGTCTGCCGCTGACCGTCAACCTGCACGGCAAGCAACATGAATACCCGGCAGAGTTGCTGGCCACCCGTCTCGACGACCGGCGTTTTCAAGTGGTGACCCTGGAGCCGGTGGTGATCAACGCCGAGGATTTCGATCTGGCGCCGGGGCTGGAAACCCTGCGCAACCTGGCCGGCCTGTCGGCCATCAGTCTGTCGGTACCGGTGGGTGCGGTGCTGATTTTCACGGCGCGCTGA
- a CDS encoding phospholipase D-like domain-containing protein codes for MRGAVFPWRDGNRFELLIDGPQFFPRMLVEIARAEEQVELELYLVEAGACAEAVVQALVQAAERGVRVRCLFDDYGSLAFTLHLRQRLTKAGVELRFYNRLNWRRWVGNFYRDHRKLLLVDQRLAVVGGTGVTDEFWTPGQDSSEWHEVMVEINGPLVLDWQVLFDRQWIANRHRRAWKPSAHVGLPRLPKVPYMGEGMGRVAYADARQHRDILQSLFRALNSGQKRIWMATPYFLPTWKIRRSLRKAAARGVDVRLLLTGPRTDHPSVRYAGHRYYPRLLKAGVQIFEYQPCFLHLKMVLVDEWVSIGSCNFDHWNLRFNLEANLEALDPSLTAAVVQSFEKDFGLSQQVSLEEWQRRPLWRRVKQRIWGWVDRLVVNILDRRG; via the coding sequence ATGCGCGGCGCGGTGTTCCCTTGGCGTGACGGCAACCGGTTCGAACTGTTGATTGACGGCCCGCAATTCTTCCCGCGCATGCTGGTGGAAATTGCCCGCGCCGAGGAGCAGGTCGAACTGGAGTTGTATCTGGTGGAGGCGGGCGCTTGTGCCGAGGCCGTGGTTCAGGCGCTGGTCCAGGCCGCCGAGCGCGGCGTGCGGGTACGCTGCCTGTTCGATGACTACGGCAGCCTCGCGTTTACCCTGCACCTGCGTCAGCGCCTGACCAAAGCCGGGGTCGAACTGCGTTTCTACAATCGCCTGAACTGGCGGCGCTGGGTCGGCAACTTCTATCGCGATCACCGCAAATTGCTGCTGGTCGATCAGCGTCTGGCGGTGGTCGGCGGCACCGGTGTTACCGATGAATTCTGGACACCGGGGCAGGACAGCAGCGAGTGGCACGAAGTGATGGTGGAAATCAACGGCCCGCTGGTGCTCGACTGGCAAGTGCTGTTCGACCGGCAATGGATCGCCAACCGCCATCGCCGGGCCTGGAAACCTTCGGCGCATGTCGGCCTGCCACGCTTGCCCAAGGTCCCGTACATGGGCGAGGGCATGGGCCGTGTGGCCTATGCCGATGCGCGTCAGCATCGCGACATTCTGCAGTCGCTGTTTCGTGCACTGAACAGCGGGCAGAAGCGCATCTGGATGGCCACCCCGTATTTCCTGCCGACCTGGAAAATCCGCCGCTCGCTGCGCAAGGCCGCTGCTCGCGGTGTCGACGTCCGGTTACTGCTGACCGGGCCGCGCACCGATCACCCGTCGGTGCGTTACGCCGGCCATCGCTACTACCCGCGCCTGCTCAAGGCCGGGGTGCAGATCTTCGAATACCAGCCGTGCTTCCTGCATCTGAAAATGGTGTTGGTGGACGAGTGGGTGAGTATCGGATCGTGCAACTTCGATCACTGGAACCTGCGCTTCAATCTGGAGGCGAATCTGGAGGCACTGGACCCGTCGTTGACGGCAGCGGTGGTGCAGAGTTTCGAGAAGGATTTCGGTCTGAGCCAGCAGGTCAGTCTGGAGGAGTGGCAGCGCCGGCCGTTGTGGCGGCGAGTGAAGCAGCGGATCTGGGGTTGGGTGGATCGGCTGGTGGTCAACATTCTCGATAGACGCGGTTAA